The Desulfovibrio fairfieldensis sequence GCGTACTAAGAACTTCAAGGGTGTCCTTGCAGCCGAGCACGCTGTAAAGCCGATTGCGGACGCGCATGTCCTCGGAAGTCGTGGAAAAGGCCCATTTCGCGCGCTTTCCAGCACAATTTGTAAGATACAGAAGAGATTCACCATCGCTCGTCCTGAAGACGCCCAAAAAGTTGGCACCCGCGGCAGTGGGTTTTGTTATTCTCTTGAGAGTCAGCCGCGCAATGGGATTTAACCCAAACCGGTCACCGATTTCTTCGGCTTGTTGTGCATTGTTTGCGCCTAGAACATAGATGTTTGTGGCAAGATCGACCAACACCTTGGGGAAATCCTCCAACCGCTGGCTGCAAAGTCCAATTGAGATATTGTGCTTACGTGATTCACGGCTTGCAGTGCTCAGATCAGAAATAATTTGCTTTAGTAACGGACTATTTTCATCATGCTCACTAGCACGATGAAATTCATCATAATACAATCTCTTGGGATCTGCTGCCAGGCTGATAAAATCCGGCTTATGATAATCCCTAAATAAATTTGGTACATATTCGAGATCATCTTCAGAATAAAAGAAATGGCCAGCCCCGATTTGTCTTGCAACCATATACATGATGGCTGTCTTTCTGTTGCTCGCAGCACTGCCTTTGGCAGTTACGTCTTGCAGATCGAGGACAATCACATGCGCGGCCCCTAGAGAAAATTTCGTCGGATTGCTGAGAATTGGATACTCATCCATGGCTGTGGCCAGATATCGCGCGCAAGCCTGTGGCACCGTCTCTGAAGAATTACCGATAGTAATTTTTTCATATGCGGCTTTCACTTTCGTCGAATTTATGGCGCTGATGATATCTTGGATGACAGGCATGGCATATTGTTGCGCACGGATGGCTAATGGATATTTTTCACTTTTAAAGAGATGCAATACAACATCCCACCAGCTTGTGCTTCTCGTAACATCAAATTGTGTATCTTCCAATGCCGCTTGTATCTCATTATCCAGATGTCCATAATATCTTTTTGGAGAAGTTCCCTCCGGGCTTAGCAATAAGTATGTTTCTTTTATGGCATCACGAAGAATTCCAGAAATTCCATCTGTTGGATTTGTCCTATCCAATGGGGTGCATAGCAATGATAGTAGATTAACAAGAAATTCCATATGCGATGGAAAAGGATAAAATACACCAAGTGGAGTATCAAATGGATTTACAGCCGCATCTTTTGTATTTCTAAGTTTGGCATATACTGCCAAATGTCGCATCTGCGGTGGAAGTGCTATCTGAATCAGGTTAACGAGGCCTGATCCGGATGGGCCAATATCGATAACAGTCAGCCGCGGCAGCCTTGGTTGAGGCCTGATCAAAAAGAACAGGTTGCTGGTATTTAAGAAAAATGATTTTCCCTGTCCCATTGCCGCGAAAACGATATCATTCCATGATGCCTGATTGCTGCTCATCAAGCCGACCGGCATGAATTTGCCGTCTGGAGTACGTAACGGCAGGTCCGCTATTGGCCATGGAGAGCAGGGGCGAAAAATGGGAAGCAAGTCGACAGCATCTTGGAGAGGAGCAATGGCGGCCGGCGCTGGCGATGTCGGCATGCATGCCGGCACTGTCGCCGTGAACGCCAGGAGTGGGTCTCCGGTTAAGTCGGAGGTATCGCACGAACCCCAGGATTGGATTGCTGTTGCCAGCCGTGCAGCCCTTTGAGATAGCAACTTCAAAGGAGAATCACAGTTGTTTATATCGACCCATGTAGTAAATGTAACTTGAAAGTTAACATCTTGTAATTCGCCTTTAATCTTTCCAGCATATAGCTTCTCATAAGCATGATTAAATTGTTTATTCAAATCAGATGTAAAGAAAAGTGCCTGGGAAAGTTGCGATTTGAGACGCTGTGATTTAAGGCCACCGCCGCGTAATAAAATGCTGCAACGCCAGGGAAGATCCATTCGCAATGCCTGAAATAAATTGTTGAACGGAGTAATTTGCTCTGGCGGTAAAGTCATAATTATAGGGGCATAAATTCTTCCGTCTATGGCCACATACTTTTTTTCAATAATTATTGCTTCACTAGGCCAGACTTGGCTGCTGACCGAAGGAGGGAAAAAATTATCCAGACTTCTTTCCGGCGCACCGGCAGACTGGTCGCGCACAGGAAGCCTCTTACTATCCCAGGTTTTGGGGCGCCAATCGTCAGCCGTAGAATTTGGGGCGATGATCTGACGAATTTTTGCGATAGCGTCGGGACAAGAATATAATTTTATTTTATATCCTGAATTCTTAAGGGACTCGATAATGCTTTTTGTTGCGGATTGGTGCATATCACGCATTCGTTGGATGATAACATTCCGTCCCTGAGAGCGATTTGAGGTCAGATAGGGAGATTTTTTTCTTTTAAGTTCCTTTCTTGCTGCTTTGAGCTCTGGATCGCTGATTACATTTGGCCTTGTCCAAACGGCAATTTTCATTTGCTCATCAGCACAATAACTTGCCAACGTATTTTCCCAGTCAATCAGAACTGCTTCCAAGTCCATTCCAAGATTTTTAGATGAATTTCTAATAATCTGAAAATTTTTAGCAAGAACCTTTTTTGCAGCTTCAGGATCATACTGAAATACAAATTGAATTGCATGACAATTTTTTGACAAAGGTGTTTTCAGTGTTGTGACAAGACGATCAGCGATATCCTCAAATTCTTCATCTCCAATCATTTTAAGAGAACCCTGGAGATCTATGAGCGATACCATGCTGCTATCTTCAGACACAATATTTGCATCTGAATCAGTCGTATACAGTTTTGTAAAACTGTTAGCGGATCCTCCGAACATATCAGCGGCATTAAGTCGTAATTGATCTAGAGCATAGAAGAAAGAATCTGCTATTGACATAGTTCTGCCCCTACCTGCTCCCGGCCGTCTTGTTTGAAACGGTAATGATCTGGCTAATGGCCACACCTCGGGGATATTCAGACGTGTCCACACGCTGCACGCGGCATACGGCAGTTATGGCTTGGCTGGAGATCCGCTGTTTGCTTGTTTCGTAATTCAGGAGGATCGGGATCTGAAACTCCCAAGTCATGACTCCGCGCAACTTACCGGAGCGAGTGAGTATGGGGGTGCCTGTTACAACCGCATGCATTATCGCTCGATACTGCTGCAGCAGGGGCAGATGCCCTTCCGCGCTGAGAGAAACCGCGAAACCTTCGAAAGCTTCTTTGGTGAAGTACTGTCGGGCATTTGAGAGTCGCTGGCGCCAGTTTAAAAAATCCATATTCAAAGAGTCGGTAAGAGCTGTCGCAAGCCATGCTTTCAGAGCGGGGTCATTGATCATCGGCTGATCAAGGGCCGTAATTTTCAGGATGGCCATGTCTTGAGTCATCCCGATGATCATGGGCTTAGGTTTTGAAACAAGCTGAATTACATTGAGACATAAGCTTGCTGCCAACAACAAAATAAGGATAAGTCCGACTTTTTGACTACGTCGCAAAGATTCTCGAAGAAAAGAAATGCTTTCCATTGTGAAACCGGCACTCATAATATCTCCCTCACCTCAGAGCTTTAGCAGCTTGTCAATAATGGCCTTGTCCCAGGCCATGATATTGTTAATATTATTTGTGGCATACCACATCTGTATAAATCCTAAAGGATCTTTATTACTAGGCTGCTGTATTTCTTTTGCATCAATTCCCAAAAAGGGTGGTATGATGCGGCATTTTGTACAAATGTCATAAAGTTCTAAAGGATCTTGATTTTTGATATTTACCTTAAGCGATCCTGTTGAGTAAAAGGTGACCTCCAATCCTGCTTCTGATAAAATTAAAGCTTTTTCAAACAGTTTAATTCTATCTTGAGCTCTGATAAACGGCAAAAATGGATTTGCAAATACTTTATCTGGCGAAGGAGGACTACTTCTATAGCTGCTTTTTTGACACAAACCGGTCCACAGATTTTCAAAAAAAATACTCATACTGAGAGACAAATCAGTTTGTGGAGGCAGTCGTTGTAGAAGAACAAGAGGTGATTTCAATTTAAACACAGATTTTGAAATATAAGCTTCATGTATGACGATATCTGCAAAAGCGCTTAGAAAGATGACTTCTGGGGTGGAAATCCACTGACGCTTATATGAATCAGCCCCAACCCTGCCAGACCCGAATGAAATAAGCCGGTTAAATCTCGGTTCAAACTTCCTGCATGTGACCTTAAAAAGGCCGGGCATGCCATAGTTGCCCAACCATTTTTGTACTTCTTCACGATCCGCTTTGGGACTGGGGAGGTCTTTTTTGGGCACTTCTAGAAAGTCGCCATATGGCAGTGGAATATTCAGGACACTGTAAGCATGTTCACGCTGAGGCACTCTGAATGTTCCGACAAATTCGTTGCCTGATCTCCAAGAATCACGTTCGCAATTTGTATAATAAGCTGTAGCTTCCGCGATAATTTTGGCAATATTTGTTGTATAGACCTCATCTCTTCCAAAGCCGATTATATCCCGAAACCCCTGCTTCAGGGCGTATTCAGGTAGGAACTCTTCTTCCTCATCGACCTCAAGGAGTTTGCGGGAAACGGCGACAGAGCGTGAAAAAATCTTTGCGCCAAACTCTGCAATCTCTCTTGGATCATTGATAGCATGCCTGGCCGCCATCACGTTAAGAGCTTCGCGCAGATAGTTGTGCATTTTGAAGCGATAGTTACCATCCAGACCACTTTCTTTGGTCACCTGATACTGCATATTGGTGATGTATACGGTGTCCGAGGCGAGCTCGGCTGTCCCCTGAATATTGACGCGAGAAGCCGGGCCCTCTCCCATGGCTTTCCACCCGGTCGTATGGAGGCAGGGGTCATCCCAGATGAGGCACCCATATTTTAGCTTTCCGTCCATATTTTCCATGGGATTCCTATAAAAAACTTTTTATTTTTTATATTGTTTTTACGTCTAAAAAATATTTATCATCTAAAAAATATTACGAGCAATTAGAGGAGATTGCTTCCCAGCTCTTTGCCCACGCTTCTCCCGGGAACCAGAGAGGCATCTCAGAAAATCTTGGTACGAGTGCTCCAATTTTATCGTAATCATAGAGAATGCGTAGATTGCCGATGGCCTTTCGCCGACGCTCATAAATAGAAAGATTTTCATGAGCGAGCCCTGCCAAGGCCGTAGCAAGTGCGGCTGGATCACTTGTAATGAGATCCTTTATTGCCGCCCCAGATGAAATTCCTTCTACCTCAAATGCATTTTCGGGAAGAATTGAATTGGCTTTTAAAACCCAGTATAGAGCTTCTGCCTTTTTCCCTATACCAATATTTTTCATATCTCCTTCAGTTAATTCTTGTTTACTTTCATAACAATGCATCCTGAAAGTAGCGATGGAAATTGTCCAAACAAGAATATTCAAATCCTCCTGGCGAATCCATGGCAGATAAACAATTTTCAGAGCACGTTTGAAAGGACCACGTGCGGCGTTCCCCAAATGAAAAACTGCATGGCAGAGAGGACATATTGTAACCAGATTTTCACCGCGGTTGTCATGGTGATCATCATTGATATGATGCACTTCAAGTCCTCCCCCAGGGGAACGCTCGTCCCCCTGAGTTTGGACTCCACAATACTGACATGTGTTGTGATCACGTTTCAGAACATCTTGCCGCACATCAGCAAATTCTGTGTTCGCCGCAGTGACTTTTGCGTCATCTTTGCGGTAACGGCCAGTCTTTACCCCCAAGATAAGGGGAGGAAGATATTCTGGGTACCCGATGCGGGACACGTTAACTTCCTATGCCCAGTTTGCTCAGACCGCTGCTTGCGCCTGAGTCCGTGAACGTACCGCTAGTGGCAAGGATGACCGCCGGCAGACTGAGAAGCACCGCCCCGACAACCATCCACAATATGGCCTCCCCTACCCCACCGCCCCCCCCACGGCCGCCGCGAAGCAGTTTGAGAACCCCATTGCCAAAGACGATCAGCCCGATTCCTGCAAACGCAAAGCAACCCACAAGTCCAAAAGGGGATAGGTCGTTTTTGGCTGCGGTAAGCAAACTTCCCAAGGATGCGGCATGCGCCGGAGTGGCGAAGAGCGTGGAAGCAATTACCGCAGCGCCAACAGGAAATATGGATCTGAAAACCTTCATCATTAAAACCTCTATTTATATGCTAATAGCATTTTTATGAAAGCAATTTGTTGATGACATCCTGCACAATGCCGCCGGCAGTGATCCCAAAAGCTCGAGCTGCTGCGACACAATTGAGCAGGACCGTGCCGGAAGTGCAATATATGGCCGCCCGGTATGTGCCACTACTGCCATTGGGACCTGATCCCTGCTTGGCAAGATAAATGCCTTTTGCCACAGCTCCTGCGCCCAATATCCGCATGGCCCAAACGCTGAAATTGACTGCTCCGGCTAGAGGGCTGCTTCCTCCAGTCGATGCGAGCATGTCAGGAGCGCTGCTCTGAAAGAGAGTTTCAGACAGTGCATCAAGAATGGTTGGAAAACTCAGCAGACATGCGCCAGCGATGATGCCTCGCAATGCTGAGCCAATATTTCCGCGGCCACTCAAAGGAATGAGCCAGCTTCCTCCAAAGACGATCAGACCCACCGCATAACTGACCCAGTATAGAGCTTCAAACAGTGGCGCTCCCAGGTCGTTAACGATATTGGTAAGAACCTGGAGCAGATCGGAGTTCATAATGCTGGCTCACTATTTTTTGAGATAGGAGATCACGCCGGCAGATGTTTTCACATCTCCATTAATGAGATCCACGGAAATAATTTTGACTCCGTTCAGGGACTTACCAGCCTCCACGGCGTGGATATTCCCTTTTTCATCCTGGATCACCACGCGGTTTGCCGCCAGCCCCATGACACTCCACCGATCCACGGGTTCCGCAGGCGCCTTTGTTTTGGGTTCATCCAGAGCAATGGGAGATTTTTGTTCATTCTTCCCCTTAGATTGGGCCATCGAAGACAAGCGAGCATTTTCCTGAGTCAATTTGTCGAGCCGTTTTTCAGTGGCGCCCAGTGCCTCCTGGAGGTCACGGTTGGCGTTTCTGAGGCCTTCGTTTTCTTTGGCCAGTTTTTGCATATCCTCAGTCAGAGCTTGCAGGGCAGTAGCCATGCCAGGGGTGCCCCTGTCCCCTTCTGCCGGGTCCGCCAGTTCCTTGAGCTTGGTTTCAAGCCGTTTGAGTTGGTGATTTACGGCCTCGAACTGCTGTTCGAAAAGTTGGCTTACTTCAGCGGAACGCTGTGAATAAGGCGCCGGCGTAGATGGTTCCTGCACCTTTTGCGGAATGCCCTGTGCATCAGGATCCGCCATGGCCGGGGCGGCAGCCCCATCCTTGATCGCGGCAGCTTTGTCCGGTGGCGTGTGCTGCAGCCGATTTTCAGAAGCTTCAGGTTGACCAACTTTTCTCTCCTGGGGAGGGTTGTTGCCGATAGGCTGAGCAACGGCGGAGGGCATTTTGAGGCCGTCAAACTGCTGGTACTGGTGTTCTTTGCCCACGAGCACCAGCCACAGAGAAGTCCCCAGGATTACGAGAAGAACCAATACGGCCAGAGCCGCAATGATACGCCTTTTTTGGGGAGTCCAGCGGGAAGATGCGCTCTGGGGCTGGTCATCATATCCCGGAGGGCATTCTGTTTGGTACCCGGGCCATGTGCTTTCAGGTTCAGGAAGATCTTGAGACATCGATTACCTCACTTCTCGGTTTACCGCTGGGGCTGCATCCCAGGCACTTGCCTTGATATGGTTGGATATGTGCGCGGATATCCTGTTTTTTGGCCTTCCTGCTGTTGAACAGCATTTTGCTGAAGAAGGACGGCGTCATTGACAGGACTTTCCATTTTGCCAATAGAAATGATAATTACTCCTATCTCTGTTCCACTCTTGAGAGTTACGGTTGGTGGAATATCAAAGCGTCGCTCCAGGATTCCGGAGGCCTTATCTCCAACTTTTCCACTGGCAATAATCATCTGCTCCTTGAGGTCATAATTAGGAGCACTATATCCGCCCCCGTACATATTTGAGTAAGATGACGTACCAGATCGGCTGACAGCTTCTCCCCAACCGGACAAGAATGCGGACGCAGCAAAGGCGACCCATTTTTCAATTGTGTGATTATTAACACTGGAATGAACTGCGGTCCTATCTGTCTTTGGATCGATTGCAAAACCCTTTATAGAGTATATTGCTCCGTTGGGCATAGACATGGTGCCAAACTCGAGAGTGAGATGCCCATTCATACGTTTAAATGAGCCAATCACTTTAGCGCCTTTATATGGGGTTCCCCTAAGCCCATCATCGAGCACTTCGACCATGGCCGGCCCTGGTGCATCACTGTCCAGAGTGATTCTGTTTATGGCATATAGTATGTCTCCGGGCTTGAGTCGGGGTGGAAGAGTGACGTCATAGCCGCCTTTTTGAACTTCTCCCACGGCTGTTGTCATAACTTTGGGGGCAGGCTTATTATATATCGTTGTGCCAGGCTGCGGCATTTCGTTAAGGTGCTGACCAACTTGACTCAAATAAGCAATCATAGCTTGATCGCCTTTTTGCTCCCTAGCCTTTTTGTATTGAGGTTGAGATTGCGGTGCCGCAGGGCCGGGTTGCGTGAGAGGGGCTTTTGGTGCACTGGCCTTGGGTGTTATGGGGCTGGCCTCCATGACTGGCCGTGCAGATGGAGATACTGGTGCCACATACGTTCTTCCCTGCTCTGCCGCCTCCTGGGCCTTGTTTTGGGCATACGTATCTATCCTTTCCTGGTAATGCGGGCTGCTTTCAAGACCCACTTTTGCCATGTCAGCCTTATTTTCAGGCGCGACAGCAGACAGATCTGTTCGCGCGCCTTGATCATTATTTTGCACACAGCGCACGACAAAGCCCAAGCAAGTGATGATCACAATGAACACCAGCATAAACCTGGTCCAGCGCGGGAATGCAATCTTCCTTGATTTTCCTTTTCCACTGTCCGCAATGGCTGGTTCTTCCAGTATCAGAAGCTCTTCTTCAGGCATAACTATTTCTCGATGCTGATAGTGAACTTTTGGTGTACTCCATTGATTGAAAGTACAATACTTGGAGTTTTAGGTAGCACATAAACACGCATATCTTCACTATTGGCAACCCCTAACCAAGCTGGAAACACAGCAGCGTAACGAGTTCGTAAAAATAATCTATTATTATATTCAAAAACCGTAATACCTGTCACTCTAGGTTCTATCCTTAAAAGTGCTGCGCCATGCGGTGGAATACCATGGAGCATGCCAAGTAGTTCTGGAGTAATCGTTGTTGGTGTAGTCGGTGTGAGTTGTGGAAGAACGGCATGAGGGCCCTGTTTATCAAGTCGGAAAACTACCAACGAGTCAGAGATCCGGCCTACTTTGTCTTTGGATTCCGTTACAAGGTGGAGTTGAATCGGGTATGGAGCTCCTTCAAGTGATACGACGAGATTAGAGGAGGCATGCTTTGTAAGCGGTACAATATTGAGAATATTTGACTGGACATTGACAGTTTGCTCATTGAGCTTCGCCTGATTTTTTGCCTGAATCGCAGAGGTAGCGTTTGCGGCTTGACTCTCGCTGATTATTTCCTGCTCTACTTTTGGCTGAGTTATGGAAAAGGCTTCGGCCGCTCCCACAGTAGAGGACAAGATAGGCCAAGGAGCACCTGTGCTGTCCTGAAAAACAATGGTAGAGACGTATCCTGCTGTCAGCCTCAGTACCTGGGTGATAGCGCCAGGGGTGACGTTGAGTTGTCGCGTCTGAGTACGCATTTGCGCAGGACTTGCTTCAAGGGCTGCATCGATGCGGTCCTTTCTCGTTTTGTACCGCCTAATGCCCTCTTCATCGACGGGCAGGAGTGCTTCGATGCTTTCTTCCAAGAGGTTATTTATTTTTTCTTCCTCTTGGGGAGTGTCGTCCGGGGCTGCTTCGGAGCGCTCTTGCGCGTGCGCGAACAAAGGTGAGGCCATGATGGCCAGAGCCATAAGGGGCCCTATCACCTTATTCATCACGTTCAACCCCGAATTTGGCTTCAATATCGTTGATCATCTCGAAGATTTCTTTTTTTTGCTCCTCCGAGATCTCCCTGAGGTCGGTCAGCTCTCTACCCATGCATTTCCCGAAAAAAATGCCCAAGGCCAGGACAACGCATGGATTGTACTTAAGCGTTGTGGGGCAGGTTTTGAGGTACTCGTGGGTTTCCTTCACGCTTGCGCAGCAACCCATCGCATTGAGCCCTTCAAGCCAGGTACGCTGCTGTTCAGTGTAATGATCGCTGGTGGAATTCTGATTCTTTGTCATTTCGCCCTCGGTGCAGGTTGACGCCCATAACTTTTTATTTTTTTGGAATAACTTTTTAAGTTATCTATTTGTGTTTTTACTAACGAAAATGAATGGACAAAGCAAGTGGACTTTGCTAAAAAAAATTAGGAGGCCCATCATGGAGCATAGTTTATCCAAGCGTGGACAGGCTCAAAAGGTCGTGAGGAGACTTTGTGAGGCTGCCGGCCATGTAACGCGTGACGAATTATCGAAAATAATTGGCGTTTCCAAGCAGTCCATTTCTAACCGTATTAACCAGGGAGACATTCCGGCTGCATGGTATTTTCGAGTAGCCGACCAGTTTGATGTCAGCATTGACTGGCTTTACCGCGGCACAGGGCAGATGCGTTTTGGCGATGTTGATTCTGAGGCTGCCGCATCAAGGTTAAGTTCAATAATATCTGAGATTTTATCCACTCTGGAAAAAGCAAATACGTCAAAAGAACTTCGGCGAAATGTTTTACAAACTATGATGCAATTTGGGAAAAAGGGATCACACGGGGTTGACGTGTTGACTACAGCCAAAGGGAGTATTGACGCAATGATTAAAGCGATGCAGCATCTTGATTTTTCGGGGAACGACATCGCTGATGCTTGCTTGTCATTACTCCGTGTGGCACTTGATGAGGTTCAAGGATGAGGAAACTCATTTTTTTAATATTTCTTATTACCCTTTTTGGTGGCTGTGCCGCTAAAAAAAACATGCCTCTGGCAAAACCGGAGACATTGGTTGATCAAAGCCTTCATGGTGCGGCTGAATCCATCACTCGCGACCTCGCTGTTCTCACAGGTTCGCGGCAGAATCGTGATTATGGTTCACCGACAGGCTCGGGTGATCTCTACTCCTCAATTACTTTAAATTGGGATGGGCCCATTGAGGGTGCTTTATCAGACGTGGCGTCCAAGGTGGGCTTCAAATTTTTAATTGAAGGCAAAGAGCGGCCTACGCCTTTGCTGGTCCATGTGAGGCTTATTGATCGACCAGCTATCATGGTGATTCGGGAGATCGGCGCGCAAACGGGCCCTGGGGAAGGGGTGCTGGTTGATGAGAACGCACGCACGCTTCGTCTTGTTTATGAGGAGAAGCGCTCATGACACTAAGGGGTTATGGTGCCTTTTTTCTGCTTTTGGCGGCAATCTTGGGAAGTGCTCAGGCCTGCGAAGGCGCCTCTTTGAAAAAAGGGGAAGACCGCCCCAGCGAACTCACCACGTTGCTGAACATGAAAGGATCTCCAGAAGCGGCACAGAAAAAGCGTGCAACAAGCATCCGCACAAAAGTTTTGACTGATACGGCTCAGACCCTTGGGTTTCAAAGAGGGTTCAGATGGCGTTACGACCAAATTTACCAAGCTGCGGACGTCCGGTCCCTTGAGTTTGACCGGATTTTCAATTTTGGGGCGTTACTTATTGAAAACCGCGTTCTTCCACCTGTTATCCAGTGGGCGGACAAGGCGGTTAATATCGAGTCCGACGATTATGCCACATCCGTTGAGGCGCAGTACAGAATCGTGCGCCCAGCCAGGATCGTTTCAACACCGCCATCTTGGCGCGGGTATCTCATGATGGATTCGGAAGCGCTCGAGGTTGCGCCAGAAATTTATCCCACGACCGGAGAAGAGAAGGAAGCTTGGCGCAGCAGCATTGAGAAGGGTTGGCAAGAAGGCGTGGAACACGCCTGCGACGTTTTTAGGATGAACATGGACCAGCTTGTTGCTGACTACCGCGGCATGTTGCGTTTCAAAATGCTGACAGACCAAGGGCTTGTCAGCGTTCCTACTTTGGCAGAGGGGAATCTTGGGGTCCAAGTGGGAGAAAATGTGTTGAATATCAACCAGAAAACATTTCGGATCACTGTTCCTGCGGCATTTAGGATGGTGAAATAGGTTTGATCCATTATGCAGATACTCCCCGATAGGCTTCTTTACCCTCCGGATTTGATGCCGCCTGTTTCAAAGGAGCAGTGTGACAGGCTTCTTTTGTGGGCGGTCAATGAACAGCGGGCTTCGGATATTGATTTTATATCTGACGATCCAGTTTGGATCCAGGTAGACGGCCAATGGTTTTTGTGTACTGAGCTCGCACTTTCCATGGCCGAGCTGAATTTTCTTGTTGAGTCCTTTGCTGGTGGTGCCCAGCAACTTGGACGCATCCAGGGAGGTAAATCAGTCGATTTCGCTTATGTCTTAAAAGTCCGGGAAGGTTTCATACGTTTTCGTGTGAATGTCACCAATACAAATAAAGGGCCGCATATTGTTATGCGTGCGCTTCCTCAAGACCTCCCCCTACTTGAAAAGATGATGCTTGAACCCAAATTACTGGGTGCACTTTATCCGCCGAATGGTCTTATTGTTGTATCTGGAGTCATGGGATCAGGTAAATCCA is a genomic window containing:
- a CDS encoding DotI/IcmL family type IV secretion protein produces the protein MSAGFTMESISFLRESLRRSQKVGLILILLLAASLCLNVIQLVSKPKPMIIGMTQDMAILKITALDQPMINDPALKAWLATALTDSLNMDFLNWRQRLSNARQYFTKEAFEGFAVSLSAEGHLPLLQQYRAIMHAVVTGTPILTRSGKLRGVMTWEFQIPILLNYETSKQRISSQAITAVCRVQRVDTSEYPRGVAISQIITVSNKTAGSR
- a CDS encoding HNH endonuclease; the protein is MSRIGYPEYLPPLILGVKTGRYRKDDAKVTAANTEFADVRQDVLKRDHNTCQYCGVQTQGDERSPGGGLEVHHINDDHHDNRGENLVTICPLCHAVFHLGNAARGPFKRALKIVYLPWIRQEDLNILVWTISIATFRMHCYESKQELTEGDMKNIGIGKKAEALYWVLKANSILPENAFEVEGISSGAAIKDLITSDPAALATALAGLAHENLSIYERRRKAIGNLRILYDYDKIGALVPRFSEMPLWFPGEAWAKSWEAISSNCS
- a CDS encoding TrbI/VirB10 family protein, which gives rise to MPEEELLILEEPAIADSGKGKSRKIAFPRWTRFMLVFIVIITCLGFVVRCVQNNDQGARTDLSAVAPENKADMAKVGLESSPHYQERIDTYAQNKAQEAAEQGRTYVAPVSPSARPVMEASPITPKASAPKAPLTQPGPAAPQSQPQYKKAREQKGDQAMIAYLSQVGQHLNEMPQPGTTIYNKPAPKVMTTAVGEVQKGGYDVTLPPRLKPGDILYAINRITLDSDAPGPAMVEVLDDGLRGTPYKGAKVIGSFKRMNGHLTLEFGTMSMPNGAIYSIKGFAIDPKTDRTAVHSSVNNHTIEKWVAFAASAFLSGWGEAVSRSGTSSYSNMYGGGYSAPNYDLKEQMIIASGKVGDKASGILERRFDIPPTVTLKSGTEIGVIIISIGKMESPVNDAVLLQQNAVQQQEGQKTGYPRTYPTISRQVPGMQPQR
- a CDS encoding DotH/IcmK family type IV secretion protein, with translation MALAIMASPLFAHAQERSEAAPDDTPQEEEKINNLLEESIEALLPVDEEGIRRYKTRKDRIDAALEASPAQMRTQTRQLNVTPGAITQVLRLTAGYVSTIVFQDSTGAPWPILSSTVGAAEAFSITQPKVEQEIISESQAANATSAIQAKNQAKLNEQTVNVQSNILNIVPLTKHASSNLVVSLEGAPYPIQLHLVTESKDKVGRISDSLVVFRLDKQGPHAVLPQLTPTTPTTITPELLGMLHGIPPHGAALLRIEPRVTGITVFEYNNRLFLRTRYAAVFPAWLGVANSEDMRVYVLPKTPSIVLSINGVHQKFTISIEK
- a CDS encoding helix-turn-helix domain-containing protein → MEHSLSKRGQAQKVVRRLCEAAGHVTRDELSKIIGVSKQSISNRINQGDIPAAWYFRVADQFDVSIDWLYRGTGQMRFGDVDSEAAASRLSSIISEILSTLEKANTSKELRRNVLQTMMQFGKKGSHGVDVLTTAKGSIDAMIKAMQHLDFSGNDIADACLSLLRVALDEVQG
- a CDS encoding DotD/TraH family lipoprotein (Members of this family include DotD of type IVB secretion systems and TraH of plasmid conjugative plasmid systems, both lipoproteins.) → MRKLIFLIFLITLFGGCAAKKNMPLAKPETLVDQSLHGAAESITRDLAVLTGSRQNRDYGSPTGSGDLYSSITLNWDGPIEGALSDVASKVGFKFLIEGKERPTPLLVHVRLIDRPAIMVIREIGAQTGPGEGVLVDENARTLRLVYEEKRS
- a CDS encoding type IV secretory system conjugative DNA transfer family protein, whose translation is MTLRGYGAFFLLLAAILGSAQACEGASLKKGEDRPSELTTLLNMKGSPEAAQKKRATSIRTKVLTDTAQTLGFQRGFRWRYDQIYQAADVRSLEFDRIFNFGALLIENRVLPPVIQWADKAVNIESDDYATSVEAQYRIVRPARIVSTPPSWRGYLMMDSEALEVAPEIYPTTGEEKEAWRSSIEKGWQEGVEHACDVFRMNMDQLVADYRGMLRFKMLTDQGLVSVPTLAEGNLGVQVGENVLNINQKTFRITVPAAFRMVK